A genomic window from bacterium includes:
- the lepB gene encoding signal peptidase I, translated as MATEDKAPLCTARRLGQAVLAALVLVVGVRLFLFCPYEVSSHSMTDTLLPGDLVLVDKVVYARAEPSRGDVICFSSPTGGGRDFFGRVIALGGETLEIREGLVFINGARSPLREPYVGRAPQEDFGPVVVPEGYLFVMGDNRRDARDSRIWGPLDSGLVLGKVVGVLFSDDPYAVDKDLGLAGTVRWGRTFGAVE; from the coding sequence ATGGCGACAGAGGATAAAGCGCCGCTGTGCACCGCCCGCCGCCTGGGACAGGCGGTCCTCGCCGCCCTGGTGCTCGTCGTCGGCGTCAGGCTCTTCCTCTTCTGCCCCTACGAGGTCTCCTCCCACTCGATGACCGACACCCTCCTGCCGGGGGATCTGGTGCTGGTGGACAAGGTGGTCTACGCCCGCGCCGAGCCGTCCCGGGGAGACGTCATCTGCTTCTCCTCCCCCACGGGCGGGGGGCGGGACTTCTTCGGCCGGGTCATCGCCCTGGGCGGGGAGACGCTGGAGATACGGGAGGGGCTGGTCTTCATCAACGGCGCCCGGAGTCCGCTCCGCGAGCCCTACGTCGGCCGGGCCCCCCAGGAGGATTTCGGGCCGGTCGTCGTCCCCGAGGGGTACCTCTTCGTGATGGGGGACAACCGCCGGGACGCGCGCGACAGCCGCATCTGGGGACCGCTCGACTCCGGGCTCGTGCTGGGCAAGGTCGTGGGGGTCCTCTTCTCCGACGACCCCTACGCCGTGGACAAGGACCTGGGCCTCGCGGGAACCGTTCGCTGGGGGCGGACCTTCGGGGCGGTGGAGTAG
- the lepB gene encoding signal peptidase I, producing MPETVETAGNGGGPASDRRRRLLSLALAFGVALVIALLLRLFVFQASWIPSGSMRPTLVEGDFILVNRLAYLVREPRRGEVIVFRRDDADYVKRLLALPGDRFSFADDYLAERFGGDEHVLPPGSYLVLGDNRNSSDDSRGSLGYVRRDEIIGKAFMVYLSVNLARMRSEGESGLAVLGYVRWDRMLDVVR from the coding sequence GTGCCGGAGACCGTTGAAACCGCGGGGAACGGCGGCGGGCCGGCTTCCGATCGGCGCCGCAGGCTCCTGTCGCTCGCCCTGGCCTTCGGCGTGGCGCTCGTCATCGCCCTGCTTCTGCGCCTGTTCGTTTTCCAGGCGAGCTGGATTCCATCGGGCTCCATGCGGCCCACGCTGGTCGAGGGGGACTTCATCCTCGTAAACCGGCTGGCCTACCTGGTGCGGGAGCCCCGGCGGGGCGAGGTCATCGTCTTCCGGCGCGACGACGCGGACTACGTCAAAAGGCTCTTGGCCCTGCCCGGGGACCGCTTCAGCTTCGCCGACGATTACCTCGCCGAGCGCTTCGGCGGGGACGAGCACGTCCTGCCGCCGGGGAGCTACCTCGTCCTGGGCGACAACCGCAACTCCTCCGACGACAGCCGGGGGAGCCTGGGCTACGTCCGCCGGGACGAGATAATCGGCAAGGCTTTCATGGTCTACCTCTCGGTCAACCTCGCCCGGATGCGGTCCGAGGGGGAATCGGGGCTGGCCGTGCTGGGCTACGTCCGCTGGGACCGGATGCTGGACGTGGTGCGCTAG